Genomic window (Shewanella psychropiezotolerans):
GCCCTATGACGACTTTACTTATTTGTATGTTTATTGCCATGTTGTTGCCTTATTTGACGAAAGGGCCTGTTGCTTGGGCCATGGCTAAAGCGGGTGGCTACGATAACGCCCACCCGAGGGCGCAACAGGCCAAGCTAACTGGCTTCGGTGCTCGCGCGGTGGCGGGGCATCAAAATGCCTTCGAGTCTCTATTGATTTTTGGCTCGTCGGTAGTGGCTGTCATTGCCACCGATAGCGTTAATGAAACAGTAGTGACCTTGGCGATAATTCATGTGGTTGCACGTATCGCCTATCAGATTCTCTATTTGATCGATAAAGGGACTTTACGTTCTCTGGCTTGGTTTGTGGCTGTGTTCTGCTCCTTCGGCATTTTCTTCCAGGCGTTTTAATTGAGCATAAGCTCCAGTCAGAATCTTAAGCCATGAAACATAAGAAAAGCGATCGTTAACGATCGCTTTTCTTTGGGATAGGCTAATTACGCGATTAAAAACCTGGCTTTTGTGTATCTAGCCGATATTAATATTGAAGTTTTTCATTATTAATATCCATCCATATATGAATAACCCTTATTTAAATGGTTTTACGAAGTATAAATTTAGGTCCCAACATGCGGATGAGTACATTATTTTTTTCTATTAAATGATGTTTAAGCGCCGCAGCAATATGTACTAACATAAATATAGCTAAACAAATGCAGCTGTATCGATGAATTATAAAAAAGAAATGGTTTATTTCTGGTGTGGTTATTGGATTGGGTAATTCAAACAACCAGAAAATTTCAAAGCTATGTTCTAGCATTAAAAATCCTGATAAATAAACAATAAACATGTTTAAATACAAAGTTGAATGAACAATGTTGGCTATCTTTTTCTGTAGTAATGGGAGGCCGCTGCTTGAATCAGGCTCCTGTCTGAAGTGTGACCATATCCAGCGAAATATAAAAAGTATTGCTACCACACTGGCTAGGGATACGTTGATATCTCCAATAAATTGATAGATGACTGGATATGTCTCTTCGAGTACG
Coding sequences:
- a CDS encoding cytochrome b — translated: MTSSPLKSTQAHYDLLTRFFHWVIAFTIIYNTIAGYTMFVLEETYPVIYQFIGDINVSLASVVAILFIFRWIWSHFRQEPDSSSGLPLLQKKIANIVHSTLYLNMFIVYLSGFLMLEHSFEIFWLFELPNPITTPEINHFFFIIHRYSCICLAIFMLVHIAAALKHHLIEKNNVLIRMLGPKFILRKTI
- a CDS encoding MAPEG family protein, translating into MTTLLICMFIAMLLPYLTKGPVAWAMAKAGGYDNAHPRAQQAKLTGFGARAVAGHQNAFESLLIFGSSVVAVIATDSVNETVVTLAIIHVVARIAYQILYLIDKGTLRSLAWFVAVFCSFGIFFQAF